A genome region from Armatimonadota bacterium includes the following:
- the hslV gene encoding ATP-dependent protease subunit HslV has translation MIQATTILAVKRGDQVALAGDGQVTLNNTVLKHSANKLRTLRDGAILAGFAGGAADAFALFERLESKLEATRGSLPRAAVELAKDWRTDRLLRRLEAMLIAADAERLFVISGNGDVIEPDDGIAAIGSGAPYAVAAARALARHTDLPAETIAREAMAITADICIYTNDQITVETITQ, from the coding sequence GTGATACAGGCGACCACCATCCTGGCGGTGAAGCGAGGAGACCAGGTCGCGCTCGCGGGCGACGGCCAGGTGACGCTCAACAACACCGTGCTCAAGCACAGCGCCAATAAGCTCCGTACGCTGCGCGACGGCGCCATCCTCGCGGGGTTCGCGGGCGGCGCCGCCGACGCCTTCGCGCTTTTCGAGCGGTTGGAATCCAAGCTCGAAGCCACGCGCGGCAGCCTGCCGCGGGCGGCGGTGGAGCTGGCCAAGGACTGGCGCACCGACCGGCTCCTGCGGCGGCTGGAGGCGATGCTCATCGCCGCCGACGCCGAGCGCCTGTTCGTCATCTCCGGTAACGGCGATGTGATCGAGCCCGACGACGGCATCGCCGCCATCGGCAGCGGCGCCCCCTACGCGGTGGCGGCCGCGCGCGCGCTCGCGCGCCACACCGACCTGCCGGCGGAGACCATCGCCCGCGAGGCCATGGCCATCACCGCCGACATCTGCATCTATACCAACGATCAGATAACCGTCGAGACCATCACGCAGTAG